AGTAATTACAAGATCaaaatgattattttgtttaaacTTTTGGTCTGAGAAGACGAAAGCTATTTACTGCAGGAATTTATTTTGATTGATAAGCCAAACAAAAGCTAAGTATTAGACAATGGTTCACATGATCCCAAGATTACTCATGAACCATTTTGGGTCTAAGCCTCAGCCTCAGTTTCAGTCTCAGTCTCAGCCTGCTCAGGAATTGGATCCTCAGATTGCTAAACTGCTTCAGCTACAGACTCAACCAGAGGAGGCACAACCGTTATTACCGCCAAAAATACAGAACGTTCCTGTTTTTCTGCGTCGTAAAAATCACAACTTTGTTAAGTATTGTTCACCAAAGATGATATCATTTGGTCCCATCCATCATCATCTTGATGATACTGATCTCAAGCTAGGACAACAATTCAAAACACGTTGGGCACATCTCTATCTTGAGCAATTCAAGAGACGCAAAGAACAACAAAACGGAAATGATGATAGACACAAGAATGATCCAAAAGTGTCTCTGTATGAAACTATAACAAGAAAGATTCCAACAATGAGGAATCTGTTCAGTCAAGACGTGATTAAAGATTACAATGACAGGAAACTGGCTGACATGTTGTTTGTGGATGGATGTGCTTTGTTGTATTTCATGGACAATGTTGATGAACAACATCCAGAAAAATTGACCCTAAAGCTTGACCAATTGATGTATATATGGAGAGATATTATTTTGTTGGAAAACCAACTTCCAATGGAGTTGCTAGAACTTCTGAGCGATAAGCCTATGAGTGAGTTGaccaaattatttttcaaatttctatTCATGTGCCTAAcaagaagaaatcaagaagattCAAATGAACTCAAACCAGCTCATCTTCTGGACTATATTCGCTTGTTTCATACATTTGGGTCATCGCTTTCTCCTCAGGTAAAGCCTTCTCTACTTGATCGCAGTATTAGCTTCATGTACGCTATGATTTCTAGATTATTCAAAAAAGAGGAAACTTTACCTCTTAGTTGGCATAGATATAAGAACATAAGGGATCTTAGAAATGTAGGAATTCGGGTGGAAGCAAACAAAACTTCTGAATGGAAATGGAGTAACGTATCTTTCACCTCCAAATTGTTTAGCGGAAAATTAATGCTTCCAGGGATCGTAGTTGATGATGTGGCTCCTTATTTCTATCACAATATGATTGCATACGAAATGCTTCCGGATTTCCCCAACAACTACGAGTTCTGTTCCTACTTCTCTCTGATGGATTCATTCATTGATGATGCCGAGGATGTGAAGGAGCTAAGAGTAGCTGGTGTTCTCCAAAACATGCTCGGAAGTGATGAAGAAGTGGCGAAACTATTCAATGAATTAAAGGGTGTGTTGCCCGCTAAAATGTTCAATTACAGCAGCAGTGTCGTGGGATACAGCAATAAATATATTCAAATCAAGGAACAAATCGATAAGCATTACGGAAATAAATGGAAGACTTGTTGGTTGGCTCAATTACGCAGCACTTACTTCAATACCCCATGGTCCTGCATTGCCTTTCTTGCTGCTGTGTTAGCATTGCTTCTCACTTCTATCCAGACATGGTATACTGTGCATCCTAAGCAAAATTCTTAGCCTCATTAAGTATGTAAGCAAAGAAGTAAATTGTTGTGAGGCAAGTATGTTGTGATgtaattctttcttctcttttcttttgcatgGTGTGTACTCAtggttttttaatttaaataaaaaagttggtgaaaattcaggtgcaaTCGAAAAGTTGATAACTGATagtcgttagataatttgattgatttgactaaattttcatctaacagctttcaactatcaactgcacgtaaagtcgactgcacctgagtttctattaaaaaaaagttttatattttcctattcaagtgttagtagaaaaaaaatacaCTTTTATGTAATAATTTCGTTACTAATGAtagttaaattgaaaaaaaaaacttgtataGAAATTTCAAGCAATGATAgcgaattgaaaaagaaaatgtgatACGAAAAAATcagttatattatattttttttataaatttatgaatttaattccGTAATATGATTATGGGTAAAGTACTAGTAATAATGATAGGACAAGTAGATCTAAAATTTTTGCGATAAATTAATGGATTCgaatagtcaccaaaaaaaaaaaattaatggatTCGAAAGAGAAAAAAGTATTAAATAAACTTCTAAGAGAATTTTGTGATGTAATCGTAGATCGTTCAAGAGAGATCTCGAGTATGTTTCTCAAGAACTGGAGTGGTAGATTCATAATatgtctttaaaaaaaattacattaataaacatgtttcatctttttttcaatgcacttttatcttattttgttaggGACTTATATATAAATCTATCATAAAATTCTTTAGGGATGTACTTGTATTTTTTGTCCATAACTATgtataaatttatcataaaattttatcaaagaatcattagatatttttgtcctttaagaatttataatttaatcacaaaagtTTTCAAAGATCCATTATCCTATTACTGAAAagaaaatttcaagaaaatgCCCCattaataaagataaaattattcaCCGTAAATTCTAACGATTTGATTGAGTGATGTATAAAATGTTTCATACAATAtgtagaaattaattttaaatattttataatgtagtaaaaaatcattaatttaattattagaaactttttttcattttgagtTCATGATAAATATTAATGTTGTTTTAAAAAGTCAAAGTCTGAAacgaagataaaaaaaaaattattgtgcaattttttttcaaacatagtaaatttattcattaaaaatagtaaatatttGTCTAAATTATAGGACAATAAAAAAAAGGTAGATTTTCCCAATAGACATTAAATTGCCTGACAATATCGtcgaaaagaaaaatacaacaaagaaaagagagaataaaaaaGGTAAAGTAGAAAGTCGGTTAAAAAGAATTAACGGATAGACTtgattctttttcaattaatctTAAGCAGTATAAATTTTCATTAGATTTGAGCTCTGATTTTCAAAGATTAATTTATTGGAACCATTTCATTTCAGGGGCTCTATCGTCTTTTAATGGAAGTTTGATACTCCAAGTCTAAATAAATGGTAAGTTTGGTATTTGTCCTGTAGTGTGGGTGTAAATGATTATTGTATcccaaattcaaaaagaagaaatgataAGGGGCAGCTGCTATAGGGCAAAGACGCAAAATACTGTTTGTGCTTGAATGTTTAGTTTTGCaggagaaaaaattttttaaatcaaccTATTTCATcaccacattttttttaaaagaaaaaaattctatttcaaCATCAAATGTAAATGTTAcgattagaaaaagaaaaatattttttttagtttttctttaaaaaatttaaatttgtgaattttaattaaattaaaataaaaaaagttgaaaactttattttttatctgatttattgaatattaaatttaagtattcatatatataactatattttctataaaaaatgaatatgatcatttttttaataatgtcatttaaaaaaatacaaatatacaatataaaaaattatgcatgaaatgacattatcaaaaatagaagaatcattattatttattttttatgcattatttaatttagataaaaatattattatatgtacTAAAAATTAgctatcaaattaattattatatattttttcactaAATAATTAGTTACGAGAgaaaataaccaaaaaaaaaactcgATTATTAAGTATAATGACTACGTaaatagaaaaaagattttaaaagaactctgccaataaaaatttattgcttacttgtaaaaaaaataaattaaaaaaattcaaattctatgttaatattaatatttttataaaaatagcaAGATTAACATAGAAGTGCGTGCCGAAATGGTTTTATATATGAAATATTAACTAGTGtaatttaaatatcatattttttccttttaaataaTGCTAAAATTGATCAATATGCATGGttaaaatagttataaaattcTATAAGTTTTTGTGtgctaaaaatattaaaattaagaataatcCTTCATtgaaattatcataaaaaattttctattagAAAAATGGTACACTatctctaataaaataaaaaataaaatcttttttgtttttaaaattttaaatttaattcctcaataatattattgtttaaaaaaataagactaatttatactttattttacaacaaattattttttaaaataaaaattttaatttttaaatttgtattataaACAGGTGATTTATATTTATCCATATtacttattaattttattatatagaaCTAGAGAATTAAGAAAgaaatgaatattttaaaaatacaaactaCAAAANNNNNNNNNNNNNNNNNNNNNNNNNNNNNNNNNNNNNNNNNNNNNNNNNNNNNNNNNNNNNNNNNNNNNNNNNNNNNNNNNNNNNNNNNNNNNNNNNNNNNNNNNNNNNNNNNaaattatttttttattttaaatcaaatttatttgtaaaattgtgtttttttataaatctataactttaaattatacattttgattttaaaacaattcatttaatatataattttttaaggtGGTGCAGGAGTTTAAATTTAACCGTTTGgaataacaaataattataataaaacaaAGTAACAATACTAACTAAATTTATGTAATTACGATTTTGAAAATACTTAAAGTATAACATTAGTTAAATTactatttaatttgtaaaataatataatataacaaatgtttagatattattatatattagttCAAGCTCTAAAAATCCTAACTTTAAATTCATATGTCATATGTAGGACTATATGTTAAGtatatttattcaaaataaaaaaattcggtAATGTTTCTATGGATGATGATaaattaaatgattatttataataaaacttaagaaATCATTacaaatttgttttaaattaataaatttataaaaaatataatttttattgaatttgaattaaaacacaaaatttaaattttattatattatatttttatatttNNNNNNNNNNNNNNNNNNNNNNNNNNNNNNNNNNNNNNNNNNNNNNNNNNNNNNNNNNNNNNNNNNNNNNNNNNNNNNNNNNNNNNNNNNNNNNNNNNNNNNNNNNNNNNNNNNNNNNNNNNNNNNNNNNNNNNNNNNNNNNNNNNNNNNNNNNNNNNNNNNNNNNNNNNNNNNNNNNNNNNNNNNNNNNNNNNNNNNNNNNNNNNNNNNNNNNNNNNNNNNNNNNNNNNNNNNNNNNNNNNNNNNNNNNNNNNNNNNNNNNNNNNNNNNNNNNNNNNNNNNNNNNNNNNNNNNNNNNNNNNNNNNNNNNNNNNNNNNNNNNNNNNNNNNNNNNNNNNNNNNNNNNNNNNNNNNNNNNNNNNNNNNNNNNNNNNNNNNNNNNNNNNNNNNNNNNNNNNNNNNNatatatatatatgtatcccaaaaataaaaaaatattttaacctACAAATATCAAGTTTTCTACCATCAAGTTTTAATTTAGTCATCATTTCATATATATACCTATGCACTTATGGGTCAGACTACAACAGTAGAATTGGACTCTCTAACTCTATAAAATGGTAATTTTTAATGTTATAAAAAAGATACTCTCTCAATAAGTCTCTGTCTCTCCCTGCAGCCTTTTCTTTTAAAGTCCATCTCAAATTATATTCCTTCAATTTCTACCTTctatatttttaacaataaatCTTAATGGTTCTGCACAATGGCGTACTGATCTTCCACTAAAGGAGACTGCTTCACCAAAAACACttcctaatttatttattacctTCCAAACATTTTAATAAAGACAAGCTAAAAGATCTATCTTTTTTCACCTCCATGTTTATTTTACAACATTGACAGTGACACTTTTTATCATTAACGAAAGCTTGTGAAATTATGATTGATGATGTTTGAGAGTGAATTTTTTaagtggaaaaaaaattaaatggtaTTCAGTGAaagatcttattttttattgtcttctctcttttatttatttttgatctTATTTGTAGAATTAAAGGTGGGAAATTACATTTTATTCTttctaataacaaaaaaagaagaagatcattTTCGATAATATTTACGTTGAATGGACTTTGCTCTCAAAAAATTTTCGATCAAGAGCATTGAGTAAGACAATGATTAATAATTTCTTCTTTCATGTGGTTCATTGATCTTGTCAATATTAATTTAGTATTCATTGTTAAATTTagtgatttttttatgaaatataatcatgaaatttgatatttaaatatctttcTTTAGCTTCGCGGCTCGTGCATCCCGCTACCAAAACATTAGGGATGtatattaaaaaactaaaatataattaattaattaaaacattaTAACTAcattttagttaattaatttaataaaataattttaaaaattatatccaTTTTAATCGGTTTTTTGTTCCAAAATTCAGTTTTTGTCCAAAAatcgattttatttttttaaaaactaatttttctattaaaaaaatcagttattttttaaaattattttttatttttataactaattaaaaatcaatttttaaattttatgaccgactaataactaattttatcaaataaaatcaatttagttaattaatccaaattaaattttttgttaaccaaaacataaatttaatttttggattAATCCAATCATGTACAACTCTATCAAACACACTAATATGTGTCAAGTAGAGGAATACTATATGATGCCTTCTCCAGTAGCCATTGTTTTGCCATGGCTATGATGGTTACAAGGAGTCATCCAATTAATTAAAGACACCTGGAttttttaaagagattttgatttttagttattttgtcttaaacacaataaaaaaactaacggtgagaataaaaattttaaatggtgATTAGAaggaaatgaattttttttttgctagaaaaataaggaaaaatagATGTTAGCACATCATCGATAGCTGATGAGGTATAACTGAGTTAAAGTTTTTTGGATTTGGAAAAACAGCACATTACAACAAACATTGGGCATTTACATCATGATGTTTGTGACAGAGAGGAAGTAAAAAAGTGGAAAATCAATAGAAAACTGCCTTGGAGATTACACGAAGATGCCGAAGTGCTAACCGTCTGTGGATACTCATCGTCAGAGAAGATAGATATCCAAAGTGGGCTAGCAGCAACTGGCAAACATAGAACAACTTATATGGAGGATTTTATCGattgtgttttttatttatatcgTCCCtgcattttgtttttaaagaatttgagaaTACGAGGATggtatgttagtagaaaaaagtTCTAATGTAATGTGTTTAGCTGTATTTGTTAGTGTTAGTTAGATTAATTTTTTGGTATAGTTTTCAAGATATACTGTTTTGAGAAATCTGTGCTTGAATATAATGTAAAGAAGAAGCCTTTTATCCCATGTCCTGAGCTGAACTTGCCTGACTCAATCTTGTGtttgatttatataataattataattaaattcttacCAATTTTTTGTAGTTCAAAATTTGTTGGCAGAATAAACAGCATACCAAAATGtggtaatttaaaattattgagttaagaaattaactaacataattaatgataataaatattattttattggactaattattcaattaattttgatgattttgtttAAAGTGTTGCAGGCCAAAATTCACACTTGCAGTAGCCCAaagtaattgaaataaaaattagaaaccTCACAGTGTGCAACACTTACAAACAAGCCTAAATTAACTTAGAAGAAAGAAATCAAATAGGCCAAATGGACATAGTCAACTCAAGTCCGAATTAATCTCTCAAGCTAATCCTTCCAAAGTGATTCCACCAAAGTAACGTTCACTTTTTTATTTCGATCAGAActcagagaagagagagagtgctTCGTTCCTAAGTCCATCatcgaaaaagaaagaaagagaagggttAAGCAAAAAAGTTGAAGTCTAATCACCCAAATCAAACCATATCAAGTTAAGTCAGAGGCTAAAGGTGATTCATTTCCTTTTACATGCATCTTACTTTCTTCCCATCTTCTCCAACTCTCTGCTACTTCATTTTAAGATATAtgaaaaaagtgatttttaaaaCACACTGCTGTGAATCAAAGGCCAAGATTgtttcttggggaccaagtagtaTCTCAAGGGTTCAGATGTGAGATTGCCATTGAaaacttttcttctttgttgttCTGAGTCTTTCGGTCAAGAAAAAGGGAtctgtttcaaaatttcaatttgggGATTAATAGAAGAAAGTGAAAGGTAAGTTGGTGAAGCACAAAGCTTGAGGAGTTGAGTTGGAAGAGAGCAActcagcaacatgcaaggagatacaaaagataattttttcattattctgaAGCAAGGAGAGATAGCCAGGGTTTGAAGTCCATGTTCTGAGAAGTGTTCTCTGAAGAAGTACATCAACTtggtgatgcgtgagcatcttgtgtatcttttcctagtgaatttgcatctaatttgttgaatttaattaagaattaattatattttaaccactatggatgctattttgagttttgtgcaattttatttattttaggtagcatttggatGGATTTGAcgaagtttctgcagagaaaaagaagaaaccaaagagatgaccagcgaagaccgacgcggacACGTGGCTCACGCaaccgcgcggaatggagaaatcgcaatgacgcgatcgcgtgcctgacgcgatcgcgtgcctaacgcgaacgcatggactggaatctgcacaaatgccgcgaacgcgtggacgacgcggacgcatcacatgcgcgatctgcaaaaatacaaatgacgttgggggcgaattctgggctgttttaacccagttttcagcccagaaaacacagattagaagctgtagaatggacaaatcaagtggtccccactcatcaactgaagatctgttaattaattcgaatttaaattcaaatcttatcttttaggaaaagatattattttaattttagat
This sequence is a window from Arachis duranensis cultivar V14167 chromosome 2, aradu.V14167.gnm2.J7QH, whole genome shotgun sequence. Protein-coding genes within it:
- the LOC107473505 gene encoding UPF0481 protein At3g47200-like, whose product is MRNLFSQDVIKDYNDRKLADMLFVDGCALLYFMDNVDEQHPEKLTLKLDQLMYIWRDIILLENQLPMELLELLSDKPMSELTKLFFKFLFMCLTRRNQEDSNELKPAHLLDYIRLFHTFGSSLSPQVKPSLLDRSISFMYAMISRLFKKEETLPLSWHRYKNIRDLRNVGIRVEANKTSEWKWSNVSFTSKLFSGKLMLPGIVVDDVAPYFYHNMIAYEMLPDFPNNYEFCSYFSLMDSFIDDAEDVKELRVAGVLQNMLGSDEEVAKLFNELKGVLPAKMFNYSSSVVGYSNKYIQIKEQIDKHYGNKWKTCWLAQLRSTYFNTPWSCIAFLAAVLALLLTSIQTWYTVHPKQNS